One Trichosurus vulpecula isolate mTriVul1 chromosome 7, mTriVul1.pri, whole genome shotgun sequence genomic region harbors:
- the LOC118855748 gene encoding tRNA (uracil(54)-C(5))-methyltransferase homolog isoform X1 — MFSCRGRFLCCSCRKGLMAGPRSILSSGTLLSKRRQLPWWAWGSQGQPQASLASAGERNFTQAASEHQQGERKHLEGQPGQDLGFWQKRLADQLLPLWRLNYDEQLKVKFEVTKKTLEQLQSRLHKLGTMVVEVQGPGALLQPLIPSPVIDGYRNKSVFSINRGPDGHPRTVGCFLRSPGGKKIFCVPAGHLRTLPARHLQVAQCYEAFLRQTPLEPTLDIHQLGPWRRLRVRTSSQGQTMAIITFHAQGLSQEAICAHKERAKEFFMSGWGSVCDLTSLYLKERVTPRPKQSCFHRYQLLAGEPHVFEDVLGVKLRISPGAFFPPNTGAIEALYRVVAELGGVDQSTVILDLSHGTGALGLSLAQWAAQVLSLRLVGQAVEDARWSVAFNEITNWECQRQDVEKAVARLRKFQGDGQALVAVVDPAGAVLSHRVIRAIRGCPAIQKLVFISGRPHAEDMETFLQLCCPVSGQDLQGKPFTLSQAVPVDMLPHTLSSQLVLAFTR; from the exons ATGTTCTCTTGCAGGGGAAGGTTCTTGTGCTGCTCTTGTCGGAAGGGGCTGATGGCCGGCCCAAGGTCCATCCTGTCTTCGGGGACTCTCCTTTCCAAAAGGAGACAGCTtccctggtgggcctggggctcccAGGGTCAGCCCCAGGCATCACTGGCCTCAGCAGGGGAGAGAAACTTCACCCAGGCAGCATCAGAGCACCAACAGGGAGAAAGAAAGCACCTGGAAGGGCAGCCAGGCCAAGACCTGGGCTTTTGGCAGAAGAG GTTGGCAGACCAACTGCTGCCCCTCTGGAGACTGAACTATGATGAACAACTAAAG GTCAAATTCGAAGTGACCAAGAAGACCTTGGAGCAGCTACAGAGTCGTCTCCACAAGCTGGGCACCATGGTGGTGGAGGTCCAAGGGCCAGGTGCCCTCCTCCAGCCTTTGATTCCATCA CCTGTCATCGATGGTTACAGAAACAAATCTGTCTTCTCTATAAACCGGGGCCCAGATGGCCACCCGAGGACTGTGGGGTGCTTCCTGAGATCCCCCGGAG GGAAGAAAATTTTCTGCGTACCTGCTGGCCATCTGAGAACTCTTCCTGCCAGGCACCTCCAGGTTGCCCAG TGCTATGAGGCATTTCTGCGACAAACCCCCCTGGAGCCCACCCTTGACATTCACCAGCTTGGGCCCTGGCGTCGACTCAGAGTACGGACCAGCAGCCAAGGACAAACGATGGCCATCATCACTTTTCATGCCCAGGGACTAAGTCAG GAGGCCATCTGTGCCCACAAGGAAAGAGCCAAGGAGTTCTTCATGTCAGGATGGGGGTCTGTGTGTGACCTGACCTCACTGTACCTGAAGGAGAG GGTCACACCCCGCCCAAAACAATCCTGCTTCCACCGCTACCAGCTGCTGGCAGGGGAGCCCCACGTGTTTGAGGATGTCCTTGGCGTGAAACTTCGCATCTCTCCCGGGGCCTTTTTCCCCCCGAATACGGGTGCCATTGAGGCTCTCTACCGGgttgtggcagagctgggtggGGTGGACCAAAGCACCGTCATCCTCGACCTTAGCCACGGCACAG GTGCCTTGGGCCTCTCCCTAGCTCAGTGGGCGGCTCAGGTCCTCAGCCTGAGGTTGGTCGGGCAGGCTGTGGAGGATGCCAGGTGGAGCGTGGCCTTCAATG AGATTACCAACTGGGAGTGCCAGCGGCAAGATGTCGAGAAGGCTGTGGCCAGGCTCAGGAAGTTTCAAGGGGATGGCCAGGCGCTGGTGGCAGTGGTGGACCCGGCAGGCGCTGTACTGT CTCACAGGGTCATTCGTGCCATCCGGGGCTGCCCAGCCATCCAGAAGCTAGTGTTCATCTCTGGCCGGCCCCATGCAGAAGACATGGAGACCTTCCTTCA GCTGTGCTGCCCGGTGTCTGGCCAGGACCTCCAAGGCAAACCTTTCACACTGAGCCAAGCTGTGCCTGTGGACATGCTCCCGCATACTCTGTCTTCACAGCTGGTTCTGGCCTTCACCCGCTGA
- the LOC118855748 gene encoding tRNA (uracil(54)-C(5))-methyltransferase homolog isoform X2 yields MAGPRSILSSGTLLSKRRQLPWWAWGSQGQPQASLASAGERNFTQAASEHQQGERKHLEGQPGQDLGFWQKRLADQLLPLWRLNYDEQLKVKFEVTKKTLEQLQSRLHKLGTMVVEVQGPGALLQPLIPSPVIDGYRNKSVFSINRGPDGHPRTVGCFLRSPGGKKIFCVPAGHLRTLPARHLQVAQCYEAFLRQTPLEPTLDIHQLGPWRRLRVRTSSQGQTMAIITFHAQGLSQEAICAHKERAKEFFMSGWGSVCDLTSLYLKERVTPRPKQSCFHRYQLLAGEPHVFEDVLGVKLRISPGAFFPPNTGAIEALYRVVAELGGVDQSTVILDLSHGTGALGLSLAQWAAQVLSLRLVGQAVEDARWSVAFNEITNWECQRQDVEKAVARLRKFQGDGQALVAVVDPAGAVLSHRVIRAIRGCPAIQKLVFISGRPHAEDMETFLQLCCPVSGQDLQGKPFTLSQAVPVDMLPHTLSSQLVLAFTR; encoded by the exons ATGGCCGGCCCAAGGTCCATCCTGTCTTCGGGGACTCTCCTTTCCAAAAGGAGACAGCTtccctggtgggcctggggctcccAGGGTCAGCCCCAGGCATCACTGGCCTCAGCAGGGGAGAGAAACTTCACCCAGGCAGCATCAGAGCACCAACAGGGAGAAAGAAAGCACCTGGAAGGGCAGCCAGGCCAAGACCTGGGCTTTTGGCAGAAGAG GTTGGCAGACCAACTGCTGCCCCTCTGGAGACTGAACTATGATGAACAACTAAAG GTCAAATTCGAAGTGACCAAGAAGACCTTGGAGCAGCTACAGAGTCGTCTCCACAAGCTGGGCACCATGGTGGTGGAGGTCCAAGGGCCAGGTGCCCTCCTCCAGCCTTTGATTCCATCA CCTGTCATCGATGGTTACAGAAACAAATCTGTCTTCTCTATAAACCGGGGCCCAGATGGCCACCCGAGGACTGTGGGGTGCTTCCTGAGATCCCCCGGAG GGAAGAAAATTTTCTGCGTACCTGCTGGCCATCTGAGAACTCTTCCTGCCAGGCACCTCCAGGTTGCCCAG TGCTATGAGGCATTTCTGCGACAAACCCCCCTGGAGCCCACCCTTGACATTCACCAGCTTGGGCCCTGGCGTCGACTCAGAGTACGGACCAGCAGCCAAGGACAAACGATGGCCATCATCACTTTTCATGCCCAGGGACTAAGTCAG GAGGCCATCTGTGCCCACAAGGAAAGAGCCAAGGAGTTCTTCATGTCAGGATGGGGGTCTGTGTGTGACCTGACCTCACTGTACCTGAAGGAGAG GGTCACACCCCGCCCAAAACAATCCTGCTTCCACCGCTACCAGCTGCTGGCAGGGGAGCCCCACGTGTTTGAGGATGTCCTTGGCGTGAAACTTCGCATCTCTCCCGGGGCCTTTTTCCCCCCGAATACGGGTGCCATTGAGGCTCTCTACCGGgttgtggcagagctgggtggGGTGGACCAAAGCACCGTCATCCTCGACCTTAGCCACGGCACAG GTGCCTTGGGCCTCTCCCTAGCTCAGTGGGCGGCTCAGGTCCTCAGCCTGAGGTTGGTCGGGCAGGCTGTGGAGGATGCCAGGTGGAGCGTGGCCTTCAATG AGATTACCAACTGGGAGTGCCAGCGGCAAGATGTCGAGAAGGCTGTGGCCAGGCTCAGGAAGTTTCAAGGGGATGGCCAGGCGCTGGTGGCAGTGGTGGACCCGGCAGGCGCTGTACTGT CTCACAGGGTCATTCGTGCCATCCGGGGCTGCCCAGCCATCCAGAAGCTAGTGTTCATCTCTGGCCGGCCCCATGCAGAAGACATGGAGACCTTCCTTCA GCTGTGCTGCCCGGTGTCTGGCCAGGACCTCCAAGGCAAACCTTTCACACTGAGCCAAGCTGTGCCTGTGGACATGCTCCCGCATACTCTGTCTTCACAGCTGGTTCTGGCCTTCACCCGCTGA